The Oreochromis niloticus isolate F11D_XX linkage group LG2, O_niloticus_UMD_NMBU, whole genome shotgun sequence genome includes a region encoding these proteins:
- the flrt1b gene encoding LOW QUALITY PROTEIN: leucine-rich repeat transmembrane protein FLRT1 (The sequence of the model RefSeq protein was modified relative to this genomic sequence to represent the inferred CDS: inserted 1 base in 1 codon): protein MAAESVAELRDWLFLLLLCLTLLAEVLELAAAAIAMETGEGDEGIVCPSVCRCDEGFVYCNDRGLSIIPPLPLMAAILYLQSNRLSNAGLPPSLERSTSIRVIYLYANQLDEFPIHLPPSLRELHLQDNNIRTLPRSALAKLPLLERLHLDDNSISTVSIQDRAFSGTPRLRLLFLSRNHLSSIPAGLPTSLEELRLDDNRISTIPTHAFRGLSSLRRLVLDGNLLANTRIADDTFSRLSNLTELSLVRNALQSPPANLPSAHLVRLHLQDNGMTHISRGALDGMRRLQRLDLSGNNLTTLPRGLFKDTESLELLLLRGNPWYCGCNLRWLHAWLHGRXAAVTVRSLTCQGPEPVRGQALRDLTSLMEQCEGPPAVPNTGIGMNPADKDGGGEDGVGGGQGVASVPHGSTTTTSLLIPTQGSLFTLRAKRPGLVMPLPPGEGGHVSGEALELTVKPLSSDSVLVSWLCPEPVPSFRLSWLRLGSSAALGSITETLVPGERRQYLLTQLTPRSHYLICLLPLRQETSFGSSSMVSSRAVSTDTDSKDSAPACAQIETGDALAHSGEEGSDKKGRDSELTALPLAGIIGGATALVSLLLIFGIFCWYGQRSGYISGDSGSYSRGRGGKHYDDYVESGTKKDTSILEIRAPPAGFQMTAMAHQPVQPKLEDVTYIHTIFPSSSSSSSQANGTYRSSHGAGSLNGTILSQTSHHRVTYGTNRGYREGGIPDIDYAYT from the exons ATGGCAGCTGAGAGTGTGGCAGAACTCCGCGATTGGCTCTTCCTGCTCCTCCTGTGCCTCACCTTATTGGCTGAGGTGCTGGAACTGGCGGCAGCGGCAATTGCCATGGAGACGGGAGAGGGAGACGAGGGCATAGTTTGCCCCTCGGTGTGCCGCTGCGACGAGGGTTTTGTCTACTGCAATGACCGTGGCCTCAGCATTATTCCTCCGCTGCCATTAATGGCTGCCATCCTGTACTTACAGAGCAACCGGCTGAGTAACGCTGGGCTGCCGCCGTCGCTGGAACGCAGCACTTCCATACGAGTGATTTACCTGTATGCCAACCAGTTGGATGAATTTCCTATACACCTCCCGCCTTCATTACGGGAGCTCCATTTGCAGGATAATAATATACGAACGTTACCGCGGTCGGCTCTTGCCAAGTTACCATTACTAGAACGTTTACACCTGGATGATAACTCCATATCCACAGTTAGCATCCAGGACCGAGCCTTTTCTGGGACCCCACGGCTTCGACTGCTGTTTTTGTCTCGGAACCATCTGTCAAGCATCCCCGCAGGCCTGCCAACATCCTTGGAAGAGTTGCGACTGGATGACAACAGAATCAGCACCATCCCCACTCATGCCTTCCGTGGGCTCTCCTCCCTGAGACGCTTGGTCCTGGATGGGAACCTGCTGGCCAACACACGCATAGCAGATGACACCTTTTCCCGTCTTTCCAACCTGACTGAGCTTTCACTGGTCAGGAACGCTCTGCAGTCTCCACCTGCCAACCTGCCTTCAGCTCACCTTGTGCGACTCCATTTGCAAGACAACGGAATGACCCACATCTCGAGGGGGGCGCTAGATGGGATGCGGCGGCTGCAGAGGCTGGACCTGTCGGGGAATAATCTGACCACTCTGCCCCGGGGACTTTTTAAGGACAcagaaagcctggagctgctacTGCTGCGAGGAAACCCCTGGTACTGCGGCTGCAACCTTCGCTGGCTCCATGCCTGGCTGCACGGTC GGGCGGCGGTTACAGTTAGGAGTCTAACCTGTCAGGGGCCTGAGCCTGTAAGGGGTCAGGCCCTTAGAGACCTAACTTCTCTGATGGAGCAGTGTGAAGGTCCCCCTGCTGTTCCTAATACTGGAATAGGGATGAACCCAGCAGACAAAGATGGAGGAGGTGAAGATGGTGTTGGAGGGGGTCAAGGAGTGGCTTCAGTCCCCCATGGCAGCACCACCACTACCTCTCTGCTCATCCCCACACAGGGTTCTCTTTTCACCCTGCGAGCTAAGCGGCCAGGCCTAGTTATGCCTTTGCCCCCAGGTGAAGGAGGGCACGTCTCTGGAGAGGCCCTGGAGCTGACTGTAAAACCTCTCTCTTCAGACAGCGTGCTGGTGAGTTGGCTTTGTCCAGAGCCGGTGCCCTCCTTCCGCCTGTCGTGGCTGAGGCTGGGCAGCAGTGCAGCTCTCGGTTCAATAACAGAGACTTTGGTTCCTGGAGAAAGGAGGCAGTATCTTCTAACACAGCTCACCCCACGCTCCCATTACCTCATCTGCCTGCTGCCATTACGACAGGAAACTTCCTTTGGGAGCTCCAGCATGGTTTCGTCTCGAGCTGTCAGCACGGACACGGACAGTAAAGACTCAGCCCCGGCCTGTGCACAGATAGAGACTGGAGATGCTCTGGCACACTCAGGAGAAGAGGGCTCAGATAAAAAGGGACGAGACTCAGAATTAACAGCCCTGCCACTGGCTGGGATTATTGGGGGTGCCACAGCATTAGTGAGCCTTCTGTTAATCTTTGGCATCTTCTGCTGGTATGGACAGAGATCAGGTTACATATCCGGGGACTCGGGCTCATACAGCAGGGGCCGGGGAGGAAAACATTATGATGACTATGTAGAGTCAGGCACCAAGAAAGACACTTCCATCTTAGAGATCAGGGCCCCTCCTGCAGGGTTTCAGATGACAGCTATGGCCCATCAGCCTGTTCAGCCTAAGCTGGAGGATgtcacctacatccacaccattttcccctcctcctcctcctcttcctcccaagCTAACGGGACCTACCGGAGCAGTCACGGAGCTGGCAGCCTAAATGGCACCATCCTCAGCCAAACCAGCCACCATCGTGTTACATATGGCACCAACCGTGGCTACAGAGAGGGTGGCATCCCTGACATAGATTATGCCTACACGTGA